TCCATGGCCATGAGCTCTCTGGCCCTCCTCCAACCCCTGACCCGGGCTGCGCTCTCCTCCTGCTCTAGTGTGAAAACCTGGTGAAGTCTAGTGAGGCAAACTCTCTAGCCCATGAGGAGTTCGAGACGATGCTGCTGATTGCGCATTACTATGCCACTCGCTCGGCCGCCCAGAGTGTCAAACAGCTGGTGAGATGGCGGGGAGGGGCACTCAGTCTTAAGAGAAGCATCTTCCAATGCATGAAGTTGAATAAATTCAAGTTCTGGATTCTCAAGCTTGGTCCACTTCTCTCGTAGCTTCTCTTCCATTTAGACAAATCTACCTCTCACTGAGGTGGCTTTCTTCCTGGACTCCTCCACGGCTTTCTTAGGACTCTGACCACATAGTTCCATCCTCATTATACTTAAACATCCAAATCCCACAATTTCTGCATTGATCTCTTAAGATATACACATCCTTTTGGCTTGTGATCACGTATTGTAAATTTGCTATGCGTACTTgaataacagaaatagaaaaagaaaaagatccagAACTGCTTGAGAGTAATTTAGTATGTATTACTGGTTTTCTGGTTCTGTGGCTGCCTTAGCCATAAGGTTACTGGGCTGGTAGCTCAGTCGCTATGTGCCAGGATCATAATGCTTTGATTTTAATCTGTAGGAAACTGTGGCTGCCAGGCTTTCTGTTTCACTCTTACGCCACACCCAGCTCCTACCTGCAGATAAGGCCTTCTATGAAGCAGGCATTGCGGCCAAGGTGAGCTGGGTCGAGGAAGGGTGTGGCAGAGGAGACAgggaaatcaaaagttggaaggTAGAATGCCTGGTCTATTCAGGCAGAGCAAAGCAGAGTGTGGGGCTGATGTTATGGAGGATACCGTGTTCTTGTGTCTTCCTggattcctcctcctccctggaagAGCAGCATCCAAGCCCAGCTGCTCACTCCCACTTGCAACTTTTCTCTGTTGCAGGCAGTTGGCTGGGAGAACATGGCATTCATCTTCCTCAACCGCTTTTTGGATCTGACCGATGTGAGTAAAGAAGCTGTGCCCAGAGGGCAGGAGGTTTCACCTGTCATGGAAATGTGTCTATCTCATGGCTGCCCACTCTGCCGCAGGCAATTGAAGAAGGAACGCTGGATGCCCTTGACCACTCTGACTTTCAGGATACAGACATTCCCTTTGAGGTGCCACTCCCAGCCAAGCAGCACGTACCGGTAAGAGCATGAGACTGGAGACTGGGGAAGTCCTCACCAGCATGAGGGTGTTTTGAAGGGAGGACACTTTATCCCTTTATGTTGGTCCTCCTAACCTTTGTAATGGGCATCAGCTGGCAACGTCTGTGGAAGGGCCTCAACCCTCACTATTCCTTCGGTGAAAGtagaagcagagaaaaaagaaaaggtggtgACGAGGAACCCCATCCAAGGAGGATCACATATGGGGAAAAGATGGTGCACAGGATGACAGTTTAGTAAGACTCCCAACTCCCCACCTTCCACTTGCCCTGTCCTGCGTGAAGATGCTGCTTCTTTGTCCTTTCCAGGAGGCTCAGAGGGAAGAGGTTCGAGACTGGGTACTCACAGTCTCAATGGACCAGAGGCTGGAGCAGGTTCTGCCTCGGGATGAACGTGGTGTGTACGAAGCTTCCTTGGTGGCAGCGAGCACTGGCGTTCGGGCACTACCCTGCCTCATTACAGGTACACAGTCCTACACCTGTCCACGTTCCATGGTGGGCGGAAAGGAGCAGGCTCAAGAGAGTATTTACTCTGAAATTGCTCTTGGTTTTCCCTCTCAAATgccaatttgtttttttcttctcccaaagGATACCCCATTCTGAGGAACAAAATTGAGTTTAAGCGGCCAGGGAAGGCAGCTAACAAGGACAATTGGAATAAGTTTCTTATGGCTATCAAGGTTAGAGAGGGAGATTTGGAGGGTGCGGGTGGGGAGAGCAGCACTGAAAAGTGAGAAACCGCTAGAAGGGTGGGTGGGAATGTTAGGAAGGCAGGAGCAGGCCCTGGACTCTGCTCTCCTTACTGAGATGGGGTTGATTTTCTTTAGAGAAGGAGCGCTTTTCCTTAGCACTAATGAGTTCCTCTCTTGTTCTACTGTTCGTCTACAGACTTCCCACAGTCCAGTGTGCCAGGATGTGCTGAAATTCATTAGTCAGTGGTGTGGAGGGCTACCCAGCACcagtttttcctttcagtaaCCAGTAGGCCTCAGGGAAGAGTTATTGGATTCTCTCCCTCATTAAAGTCTTGTAGGTAATGGAGATCACTGTGTTCTTTGATCAGAGTCATCCCCAACGTCAGCTTCGTGTCCTTCCCCCCTCAAAGGAAATCATCATCAAGTTTTAGTACTTTTATTACAACTGTTTACATCATCTTGGGGTTTATGTCACCATTATGAACTGAGCCTCCGGATCAGCACCTGCTCCATAGAAGGGAGAACCTGAATCAGAGCAGAGGGCAGGCAGCACAGCAAAGGACTTGACCCAGTTCTAAGAGTGGTTCCCTGCCTCCCCCCTTTCCTAGGCCCCAATTCTCATGGATTACCTGTCCTCAGCCCAGCTTTTCTGTGATGCCTGCATTTCTTGATTTTGATCCAGTAGCTGCTCATTTTCCTGTCTTTGACACTTGGGAAGTTCAAGCTCTGTCAGTGCCTCTAGCTGTAGGGGAGGATGGAGTTAGTACTCCTGCCTTGAATTATACTACAGTTCAGCACCTTTAAACACAGCCAGTCCCTGTTGAATGAGCCCTTCCTGTTTATCTTCCTTACCTGCTCCTGAAGCCCTTCCTTCCTGCAGGGCCCAACCCCACGTAGGGTGAGGGCAGCCACACAGCAGTAACCAGATAGGGCCGCCTCTGCTGCAGACATGAGCAAAGAAGGGATCCAGAGAGCCAAGGCTGTATCCTAAAAGGTGACGAGGGAAGGTGGGGGACTGAGAGGGAGCAGGACAGAAGTGGCAGGTAGGGGTGGTTTAAAGGGCAGGGCTAAGGCCCTGTAGACTGCAAAAAGGCCAAGAAGAGCATGCACTCACATAGATTCTTGTGGGGTCAAACGGGCAGTCAGACTGTCCAGGCCCCTGGTCCACCGGTAGCAAAGGATCCAGCAGTCCTGGATGGCAATCAGCAATGAGACGACGCCCACCATTGGCCACAGTGAGTGACACAGCAAGGAGGAGGCCCAGGGAGCAGGCCGCAGACAAGAGCAGGTTTCCTAGAGCTACTGCCAGGAGGGCCCAGTGCTGGCAAGGGCAGAAGATCAGAGTGAGCAGATGCTCGCAAGCCTGCCTGACACTCCCACTGATAAGACACCTTGCTGTCTCTGAGGTTCCTCCTCCCACTTAAAGACGAAGCCATCAGGTCGTCATTTCCCTGATTCCAGGCCCCATTAAAGCTCCAGAAATCCCCTCTCACCATTAAAGCTCCAGAAATCCCCTCTCACCAGTGGTGGGCGCAGAAGGTTCCTGGATGCCAAGAGGGCCACAAGTCCCACGGAAACACTCTGGAAGACACAAAGCCTGAAGCCCGCGCTGCTCTACGctccgcctcccctcccccacgcccgtggacccgccccgccccgcgctcaCCAGCAGCCCGGAGCCCACGGAGATGACATTGGCCGTGGTGTACTCCGGGGTGACGGCGCCGCGGGGATTGGCCACGTGTCGCAGGACTGTGCCGTGCAGCACGGCCCCCAGGAGCAGGTTCACGTGGCCCACCAGGATCAGCGCGAGGCCCACGCGCATAAGCCTCCGGGGACCGCGGGCCGCGTCTGCAAAGcacgggggggaggggcaggcctgAGCTGGGAAAGGAACCGGCGGACGCAGGGGCCAGGGGCCCGAGCCCGGGGCCGGAAATTACCGAATTCGTAGAGGCGGCAGCACCTCATCGCGGCCGTCCGCGCCCCGCCGCAGGGCAGCTCTACCTGGCTCCGGCCCCGCCctcgcccgccccgcccccgccctcgcccgccccgccccctcgccaCCTGAAGGCCCCACCCCGagcacccacccccccgccccctgcctgggaatgcgcgcgcgcgcacgcacacacacaccacgctCTTAGCAAAAAGTAGACTTTTATTACAGCAGCAACTGAGGCGAATCGAATGGCCCCCCAGGGCCACCACTGCAGCACCACCCTTCTCTCCCGCCCCGTCCGCCCCAGCGGGATTGTAGAATTCAGCTCCCCCAGTGCCCGTGGGCCTCCTTTCCACACAGGCTGGGCGGGAGCCGCCAGATCAGCTACTAGCCCCCAACTAGAAGGCGGCTGCTGAGAAGGCCCAGGCCCACGTCTGtgcaaaacaagtaaacaaagtgcagaggggaggcagagaaggggaagggggagggtgaTGCTCAGAACCAGGGAGCCCCAAAGCCCTCCTGAATAATAAAGGAGAGAAGGGGCTTCACAGGGTAATactgactggggggagggggcaggaaggcTGCTGCCATCTAGTGACGGCCACAGCTCTGATTAGGGGCCTGGCCCGAGGGAGCTCTAAGAGGAGACGGTGACAGCGGCTGAGTTGAGGGTGCTGTTCCTGGCAAAATTGAACTTGTTCAGGGTCTCCTCTAGCAGAGAAGTCAGTCGGCTCTGGTCAGCCTGGGGGAGAAGAGCTGGGTGAGACAGGgcaagaggagaatggagttgccAGGGCAGCCGGAGGCGGAAAGCTCACCTCGCTAATGAAGCCCAGCTGCACCAGCTCCGCTGCCAACTCGGGGATGTTCTCATCTgacagagcaaagggagagggtgagcaCAATGTGGGAGCAGTGGGCGCCCAGCCCTAGTCGGGTCAGCCTGGCTGGGAAAGAACGACACAAGCAGAACTGTCGCGTCCACCCTCCCGGTTTTAGGAGCTAAGATATCTGTTCTGTGTGCCTCAGAATGTATTGCTGCCTTGTAACCTTCCTCCCCGCCCCTAAGAATGTCCCTCACAGATAAGACTTAAGAGACTCTCATCCtctgagggaaaggagagacTCACTTGGCATTAGATCACAGCTCAGGTGCCGGTTGAGTTTGTCCTCCAGCTTCAGAAGAAGCGTCAGCTGGAGAAGAGGACAGTCAAAAGATGAGGCTCCTCTTTCCCACTCTCCCCCCCCTTTCTCCTGGCCACCCAGCCCTCT
This genomic interval from Mustela lutreola isolate mMusLut2 chromosome 9, mMusLut2.pri, whole genome shotgun sequence contains the following:
- the KRTCAP3 gene encoding keratinocyte-associated protein 3 isoform X2; translated protein: MRCCRLYEFDAARGPRRLMRVGLALILVGHVNLLLGAVLHGTVLRHVANPRGAVTPEYTTANVISVGSGLLSVSVGLVALLASRNLLRPPLHWALLAVALGNLLLSAACSLGLLLAVSLTVANGGRRLIADCHPGLLDPLLPVDQGPGQSDCPFDPTRIYDTALALWIPSLLMSAAEAALSGYCCVAALTLRGVGPCRKEGLQEQLEALTELELPKCQRQENEQLLDQNQEMQASQKSWAEDRC
- the KRTCAP3 gene encoding keratinocyte-associated protein 3 isoform X1 gives rise to the protein MRCCRLYEFDAARGPRRLMRVGLALILVGHVNLLLGAVLHGTVLRHVANPRGAVTPEYTTANVISVGSGLLSVSVGLVALLASRNLLRPPLHWALLAVALGNLLLSAACSLGLLLAVSLTVANGGRRLIADCHPGLLDPLLPVDQGPGQSDCPFDPTRIYDTALALWIPSLLMSAAEAALSGYCCVAALTLRGVGPCRKEGLQEQLEALTELELPKCQRQENEQLLDQNQEMQASQKSWAEDRFSLLWSRC